In Arthrobacter sp. B3I9, the following are encoded in one genomic region:
- a CDS encoding cation diffusion facilitator family transporter: MAANGGTKAIIAALAANLTIAVLKFVAYVLTLSSSMLAEAIHSLADSGNQLLLLVGGKRSRKAASPEHPFGYGRERYIYAFIVSIVLFSVGGLFALYEAWGKLQHPHGIEGDFWWVPLAVLVGAIVAESFSFRTAIIESNHIRGKQTWVKFIRSAKQPELPVILLEDFGALLGLLFALFGVGLTLITGNGIWDALGTAMIGLLLVAIAIVLAVETKSLLLGESATRDDVARIREAIESSGTSIIHLKTLHLGPEELLVAAKIGIGQADTGQDIAKAIDEAEARIRAAVPIARVIYLEPDVQRVTTI; this comes from the coding sequence TTGGCTGCAAATGGCGGTACCAAGGCGATTATCGCGGCGCTGGCCGCCAACCTGACCATCGCTGTCCTGAAGTTCGTCGCGTATGTCCTGACGTTGTCTTCCTCAATGCTCGCGGAGGCCATCCACTCGCTGGCGGATTCCGGCAACCAGCTCCTGCTCCTGGTCGGCGGCAAGCGCTCCCGGAAGGCAGCCAGCCCGGAGCATCCCTTCGGGTACGGCCGTGAGCGCTACATTTACGCCTTCATCGTCTCGATCGTGCTGTTCAGTGTCGGCGGTCTTTTCGCTCTGTATGAGGCCTGGGGCAAGCTCCAGCACCCGCACGGCATCGAGGGGGACTTCTGGTGGGTGCCGCTGGCGGTTCTGGTGGGCGCCATCGTCGCAGAAAGTTTCTCCTTCCGGACGGCGATCATTGAATCAAACCACATCCGCGGAAAGCAGACCTGGGTCAAGTTCATCCGCAGCGCGAAACAGCCCGAGCTGCCCGTCATCCTGCTCGAGGACTTCGGCGCGCTCCTGGGCCTGCTTTTCGCCCTCTTCGGCGTGGGCCTGACGCTGATCACCGGCAACGGCATCTGGGATGCGCTCGGTACGGCCATGATCGGCCTGCTGCTGGTGGCAATCGCCATCGTCCTGGCCGTGGAAACGAAGTCCCTGCTGCTCGGCGAGTCAGCGACCAGGGACGACGTCGCCAGGATCCGGGAGGCCATCGAGTCCTCCGGGACCTCGATCATCCACCTCAAGACCCTGCACCTGGGCCCGGAGGAACTGCTGGTCGCGGCCAAGATCGGGATCGGCCAGGCGGATACCGGCCAGGACATTGCCAAGGCGATCGACGAGGCCGAAGCCAGGATCCGTGCTGCAGTCCCGATCGCCCGGGTCATTTACCTCGAGCCGGACGTCCAGCGCGTCACCACCATCTGA
- a CDS encoding GlsB/YeaQ/YmgE family stress response membrane protein has translation MGFLGWIILGLIVGAIVKAIMPGRVGGGWVTSLVLGVVGAIVGGWIGDLLFGGGRMEFWNLGSWLLAIVGGLVVAGIYGAVTGRNRTT, from the coding sequence ATGGGCTTTCTAGGCTGGATCATTCTCGGACTCATAGTTGGTGCAATCGTCAAGGCAATCATGCCCGGCAGGGTCGGCGGCGGCTGGGTCACCAGCCTCGTGCTCGGCGTCGTCGGTGCCATAGTCGGTGGCTGGATCGGCGACCTGCTTTTCGGCGGCGGCAGGATGGAATTCTGGAATCTCGGTTCCTGGCTCCTGGCGATCGTCGGCGGCCTGGTCGTGGCCGGGATCTACGGCGCGGTCACCGGACGCAACAGGACCACCTGA
- the rplT gene encoding 50S ribosomal protein L20 codes for MARVKRAVNAHKKRRVVLERAKGYRGQRSRLYRKAKEQLLHSFVYSYGDRKKKKGDFRRLWIQRINAASRANGLTYNRLIQGLKAAEVEVDRRMLAELAVSDANAFAALVKVAKDSLPADTSAPAVAAEAAPAPQAKAARKPAAKKAVVAEAAE; via the coding sequence GTGGCACGTGTGAAGAGGGCTGTCAACGCCCACAAGAAGCGCCGGGTTGTCCTTGAACGGGCGAAGGGCTACCGCGGACAGCGTTCGCGTCTGTACCGCAAGGCCAAAGAGCAGCTGCTGCACTCGTTCGTGTACAGCTACGGCGACCGCAAGAAGAAGAAGGGCGACTTCCGCCGCCTGTGGATCCAGCGCATCAACGCTGCATCCCGCGCCAACGGCCTGACCTACAACCGCCTGATCCAGGGCCTGAAGGCCGCTGAGGTCGAGGTTGACCGCCGTATGCTCGCCGAGCTGGCTGTTTCCGACGCCAACGCCTTCGCCGCGCTGGTCAAGGTCGCCAAGGACTCCCTGCCCGCCGACACCTCCGCTCCGGCCGTTGCGGCCGAAGCTGCTCCGGCACCGCAGGCCAAGGCTGCCCGCAAGCCCGCCGCCAAGAAGGCCGTGGTTGCCGAGGCTGCTGAGTAA
- the rpmI gene encoding 50S ribosomal protein L35, with translation MPKMKTHSGAKKRFKLTGSGKLRRQQANRRHYLEHKSSRLTRRLAGDKIVFKGDAKVIRKMLGI, from the coding sequence ATGCCGAAGATGAAGACCCACAGTGGTGCTAAGAAGCGCTTCAAGCTGACCGGCAGCGGCAAGCTGCGCCGCCAGCAGGCCAACCGCCGCCACTACCTCGAGCACAAGTCCTCCAGGCTGACCCGCCGCCTCGCCGGCGACAAGATCGTCTTCAAGGGCGACGCCAAGGTCATCCGGAAGATGCTCGGCATCTAA
- the infC gene encoding translation initiation factor IF-3: protein MRLVGPAGEQVGVVRIEDALRLAAESDLDLVEVAPQAKPPVCKLMDFGKYKYEAAVKAREARKNQTNTVLKEIRFRLKIDTHDYETKRGHALRFLGAGDKVKAMIQFRGREQQRPEMGIRLLQRFADDVAEVGVVESSPRIDGRNMVMVVGPLKNKAEAKAEARRATQRAEAKAENEAKASGSGRVDVSGDDTAPLTQSLADLLPEGFTVRTEPTEAPATEAAPAGVESPAEENAAATETEATAAPAAEAPVEEAPAAPAPVQEAPKQAAPKAARQAAPKREAPKAAEKPAVAKAPAAPAKAPEAAKPADAPAAPAAAPKPVATPKPVPRPAAPKPAARPAAPRSAAKPGTKKTN, encoded by the coding sequence GTGCGGCTGGTCGGCCCTGCAGGCGAACAAGTAGGCGTCGTCCGTATTGAGGATGCCCTGCGTTTGGCTGCCGAGTCCGATCTTGATCTCGTTGAAGTAGCACCGCAGGCCAAGCCTCCGGTGTGCAAGCTGATGGACTTCGGCAAGTACAAGTACGAAGCCGCGGTCAAGGCACGCGAGGCCCGGAAGAACCAGACCAACACGGTCCTGAAGGAAATCCGGTTCCGCCTGAAGATCGACACCCACGACTACGAGACGAAGCGCGGCCACGCGCTCCGCTTCCTGGGTGCCGGTGACAAGGTCAAGGCCATGATCCAGTTCCGCGGCCGTGAGCAGCAGCGTCCCGAGATGGGCATCCGCCTGCTGCAGCGCTTTGCTGACGACGTCGCCGAAGTCGGCGTCGTGGAGTCCAGCCCGCGGATCGATGGCCGCAACATGGTCATGGTCGTCGGTCCCCTGAAGAACAAGGCCGAAGCCAAAGCCGAAGCGCGCCGCGCCACGCAGCGTGCGGAAGCCAAAGCGGAGAACGAAGCCAAGGCATCGGGCTCAGGCCGTGTGGACGTTTCCGGCGACGACACTGCGCCGCTGACGCAGTCACTGGCCGACCTCCTGCCGGAAGGATTCACGGTCAGGACCGAGCCGACGGAAGCTCCGGCCACCGAAGCCGCTCCCGCCGGTGTCGAGTCGCCGGCTGAAGAAAACGCCGCGGCCACGGAAACCGAAGCCACGGCGGCTCCGGCTGCCGAAGCGCCGGTCGAGGAAGCTCCGGCTGCACCGGCTCCCGTCCAGGAAGCGCCCAAGCAGGCGGCCCCCAAGGCCGCCAGGCAGGCCGCTCCGAAGCGTGAGGCGCCGAAGGCCGCCGAGAAGCCGGCAGTTGCGAAGGCTCCCGCTGCACCTGCCAAGGCTCCCGAGGCTGCGAAGCCTGCCGACGCCCCGGCCGCTCCGGCAGCAGCGCCGAAGCCGGTCGCCACGCCGAAGCCGGTGCCGCGCCCCGCGGCTCCCAAGCCCGCGGCACGGCCTGCGGCTCCGCGGTCCGCCGCCAAGCCGGGCACCAAGAAGACGAACTAG
- a CDS encoding DUF1844 domain-containing protein yields the protein MSTSDSNSHVYEPAGAQADVSQQIRDISEVPAIEVITTAAVHLMSAAAVKLGLAAEDNAEELKDLDEARKLITALAGLVTAAAPEIGSQHAGPLRDGLRSLQLAFREESTIKDAPGKGPGEKYTGPVN from the coding sequence ATGAGCACTTCAGACAGCAATTCACACGTTTATGAGCCCGCCGGTGCCCAGGCCGACGTCTCGCAGCAGATCCGCGACATCTCCGAGGTTCCCGCGATCGAAGTCATCACCACGGCAGCTGTGCACCTGATGAGCGCAGCAGCAGTAAAGCTCGGCCTCGCCGCCGAAGACAACGCAGAAGAGCTCAAGGACCTGGACGAGGCCCGCAAGCTGATCACGGCCCTCGCCGGGCTGGTCACCGCCGCGGCCCCCGAGATTGGTTCCCAGCACGCCGGCCCGTTGCGGGACGGCCTGCGCTCCCTGCAGTTGGCCTTCCGCGAGGAATCCACCATCAAGGATGCTCCGGGCAAGGGTCCGGGCGAGAAGTACACCGGCCCGGTCAACTAG
- a CDS encoding MFS transporter: MNFALYRELLAVRPIRRLLLVGMLARIPHSAAGVLLTLHIVLTLGQGYAAAGAAAAVMTIGIAVGAPWRGRRVDTVGLRRALVPSVIAETVIWSIVPHVSYELLLPLVFVGGLLTLPIFSVVRQSLGVLATGEQRRTAFALDAITTELVFMIGPAAGALVATAGFSVLGLTVVGVATSVSGLFLMWFNPPTRSPDPGLASEVEAGTESEAAFRTGQHEAAEAAVVAAAPAHLNEAAAEFAPLAAAERRRAAPAGLRHKVRHKVRHNFAWFSAAVAAVFAVAAGAGMVLSGSDVGIVAALESGGHQAEIGLVFLFWCGASVVGGLVYGAMHRPISPVLLLLGMSAMTVPMAFAQDTWTLGLLSVLPGLLCAPVLSAASEKVAELVDERRRGEAMGWYGSALTGGVALGAPLAGVFIDGVGPSAGFVAVGTGGVLLCLVGLVLQRRRRRLAAAAGYGAAEA; this comes from the coding sequence GTGAATTTCGCGCTTTACCGGGAGCTGTTGGCCGTCCGCCCGATCAGGCGGCTCCTCCTCGTCGGCATGCTCGCCCGCATACCGCACTCAGCGGCCGGTGTGCTGCTGACCCTGCACATCGTGCTCACCCTCGGCCAGGGCTACGCCGCGGCCGGCGCCGCGGCCGCCGTCATGACGATCGGCATCGCCGTCGGCGCACCCTGGCGGGGCCGGCGCGTGGACACCGTGGGCCTGCGCCGTGCCCTCGTCCCGTCCGTCATCGCCGAGACTGTCATCTGGTCGATCGTGCCGCACGTGTCCTACGAGCTGCTGCTGCCGCTGGTCTTCGTGGGCGGACTGCTGACCCTCCCAATCTTCAGCGTCGTCCGCCAGTCCCTGGGCGTGCTGGCCACCGGGGAGCAGCGGCGCACCGCCTTCGCCCTGGATGCGATCACCACCGAGCTGGTCTTCATGATCGGTCCGGCCGCCGGCGCCCTCGTCGCCACCGCCGGATTCTCCGTGCTTGGCCTCACCGTCGTCGGCGTGGCCACGTCCGTCTCCGGGCTGTTCCTGATGTGGTTCAACCCACCCACCCGCAGCCCCGACCCAGGCCTTGCATCCGAGGTAGAGGCGGGTACAGAGTCCGAGGCAGCGTTTAGGACAGGACAGCACGAAGCGGCGGAGGCCGCCGTCGTCGCGGCCGCGCCGGCACACCTCAACGAAGCCGCCGCCGAGTTCGCCCCGCTCGCGGCTGCGGAACGGCGCCGCGCGGCCCCGGCCGGTCTGCGCCACAAAGTCCGGCACAAGGTCCGGCACAACTTCGCGTGGTTCAGCGCAGCGGTGGCCGCCGTCTTCGCCGTCGCGGCAGGGGCCGGCATGGTCCTCAGCGGCTCCGACGTCGGGATAGTCGCCGCCCTCGAATCCGGCGGGCACCAGGCCGAGATCGGATTGGTGTTCCTTTTCTGGTGTGGGGCTTCAGTGGTGGGCGGGCTCGTTTACGGCGCCATGCACCGGCCGATTTCGCCGGTCCTTCTGCTGCTGGGCATGTCGGCCATGACCGTTCCGATGGCGTTCGCGCAGGACACGTGGACCCTCGGCCTGCTCTCCGTCCTGCCGGGCCTGCTCTGCGCGCCGGTGCTGTCGGCGGCCTCGGAGAAAGTCGCCGAACTCGTCGACGAGCGGCGCCGCGGCGAGGCGATGGGCTGGTACGGATCCGCCCTCACCGGCGGCGTGGCACTCGGCGCGCCGCTCGCCGGGGTCTTCATCGACGGCGTCGGCCCTTCCGCCGGGTTCGTCGCCGTCGGAACGGGCGGCGTACTGCTCTGCCTTGTGGGCCTGGTCCTTCAGCGCCGCCGGCGGCGGCTTGCCGCTGCAGCCGGGTACGGCGCGGCGGAGGCTTAG
- a CDS encoding SseB family protein, which produces MESQPSGTGPLPGTPAASAAEPPRHLPGHIAAALARAGGAADSAGQPWAGRSLSGDDARIHNFDDDDGAADAGYLAARADLLAGEGSEAGVVASLATARVFVPILARLAEEAEGAADAQGDALHGDKQADMALVTLKAPDGRTAMPAFTSAAALKAWHPDARPVAVYAPRAALSAVAEGADLLVLDPGSDLPFVVRRPAVWALAQQRTWTPSYADPELAQTLGEAAAGFPAVRRVEIHPGGGVASLAADGRQLPGGGAGPELRVQLYLEDGLDAAGVQSIVAGLNEAWARNELFAERVDSIELKLQRAAP; this is translated from the coding sequence ATGGAATCCCAGCCGTCAGGCACCGGCCCGCTGCCGGGCACTCCGGCGGCCAGCGCCGCTGAGCCTCCCCGCCACCTTCCCGGGCACATCGCCGCCGCCCTGGCCCGGGCGGGCGGGGCCGCCGACTCCGCGGGCCAGCCGTGGGCCGGGCGGAGCCTGTCCGGGGACGACGCCAGGATCCACAACTTCGACGACGACGACGGCGCCGCCGACGCCGGGTACCTTGCAGCGCGGGCGGATCTGCTGGCCGGTGAAGGCAGCGAGGCAGGCGTCGTGGCGTCCCTGGCCACCGCGCGTGTGTTTGTGCCGATCCTGGCCCGGCTGGCCGAAGAAGCGGAGGGCGCCGCGGACGCGCAGGGCGATGCCCTGCACGGGGACAAGCAGGCGGACATGGCCCTGGTGACCCTGAAGGCGCCTGACGGGCGGACGGCAATGCCAGCGTTCACGTCTGCCGCCGCTCTCAAAGCCTGGCACCCCGACGCCCGCCCGGTCGCCGTCTACGCGCCCCGCGCGGCACTTTCCGCCGTGGCCGAAGGTGCCGACTTGCTGGTCCTGGACCCCGGTTCCGACCTTCCATTCGTGGTCCGGCGGCCCGCCGTCTGGGCCCTCGCGCAACAGCGCACCTGGACGCCGTCGTACGCTGATCCGGAGCTCGCACAGACCCTCGGCGAGGCCGCCGCTGGCTTTCCGGCCGTCCGCCGTGTTGAAATTCATCCGGGCGGGGGAGTGGCTTCGCTGGCTGCAGACGGTAGGCAGCTTCCGGGCGGCGGCGCCGGGCCCGAGCTGCGGGTCCAGCTGTACCTGGAAGACGGACTCGACGCCGCGGGCGTCCAGTCCATCGTGGCAGGCCTTAACGAGGCCTGGGCACGGAATGAATTGTTTGCGGAGCGGGTTGACTCGATCGAGCTCAAATTGCAGCGCGCAGCACCGTAG
- the priA gene encoding bifunctional 1-(5-phosphoribosyl)-5-((5-phosphoribosylamino)methylideneamino)imidazole-4-carboxamide isomerase/phosphoribosylanthranilate isomerase PriA → MTTETPLPVLELLPAVDVVNGQAVRLVQGEAGSETSYGTPLEAALNWQQQGAEWVHLVDLDAAFGRGSNAELLREVVGQLDIKVELSGGLRDDESLEKALELGVARVNLGTAALENPEWTSRVISRFGDKIAVGLDVRGTTLAGRGWTKEGGDLWEVLGRLEEAGCARYVVTDVTKDGTLQGPNVELLRQMVEKTGKPVVASGGISSLEDLKVLRSLVPLGVEGAIVGKALYNGNFTLPEALDVAGRR, encoded by the coding sequence ATGACCACCGAAACCCCGCTGCCCGTGCTTGAGCTGCTGCCCGCCGTCGACGTCGTCAACGGCCAGGCCGTCCGCCTCGTCCAGGGCGAGGCCGGCAGCGAAACGAGCTACGGCACCCCGCTGGAGGCCGCGCTCAACTGGCAGCAGCAGGGGGCCGAATGGGTCCACCTCGTGGACCTCGACGCCGCCTTCGGCCGCGGTTCCAACGCCGAACTGCTCCGCGAGGTCGTGGGACAGCTCGACATCAAGGTGGAGCTCTCCGGCGGACTGCGCGACGACGAGTCCCTCGAAAAGGCGCTTGAGCTTGGCGTTGCCAGGGTGAACCTTGGAACCGCGGCGCTGGAGAACCCGGAGTGGACGTCCCGCGTGATCAGCCGTTTCGGCGACAAGATCGCCGTCGGACTGGACGTCCGCGGCACCACGCTGGCAGGGCGCGGCTGGACCAAAGAGGGCGGCGACCTTTGGGAGGTGCTGGGCCGGCTGGAAGAGGCCGGCTGTGCGCGCTACGTAGTGACCGACGTGACCAAGGACGGCACGCTGCAGGGCCCCAACGTCGAACTGCTGCGGCAGATGGTGGAAAAGACCGGCAAGCCCGTCGTCGCCTCCGGCGGTATCTCGAGCCTTGAGGACCTCAAGGTGCTGCGTTCCCTCGTGCCGCTCGGGGTTGAGGGAGCGATCGTCGGCAAGGCCCTCTACAACGGCAATTTCACGCTGCCTGAGGCGCTCGACGTCGCCGGCCGGCGCTGA
- the hisH gene encoding imidazole glycerol phosphate synthase subunit HisH, with the protein MTGPVLRDGAIIDPDAGRKPASPEGKPTVTVLDYGSGNVRSAVRALERAGAEVILSSRPEDVLNADGLVVPGVGAFETVMKELKAVDGIRMIGRRVAGGRPVLAICVGLQVLFEAGVEHGTEAPGMGEWPGKVELLPAEVVPHMGWNTVSVPAGSRLFAGVEDERFYFVHSYGVQQWDFDVIQPRMAAPLVTWSEHGAPFIAAVENGPLCATQFHPEKSGDAGARLLRNWVESLRKGAPAAPASAPGADPEQTA; encoded by the coding sequence GTGACCGGCCCGGTCCTGCGGGACGGCGCCATCATCGATCCCGACGCCGGCCGGAAGCCTGCCTCTCCGGAGGGCAAGCCCACCGTCACGGTGCTGGACTACGGCTCCGGCAACGTCCGCTCGGCTGTCCGGGCGCTGGAGCGCGCCGGCGCCGAGGTCATTCTCAGCTCCAGGCCGGAAGACGTGCTGAACGCCGACGGCCTGGTGGTTCCCGGCGTCGGTGCTTTCGAGACGGTCATGAAGGAGCTCAAGGCCGTCGACGGGATCCGGATGATCGGGCGCCGCGTCGCCGGCGGCCGTCCGGTGCTCGCCATCTGCGTGGGCTTGCAGGTCCTCTTCGAGGCGGGCGTGGAACACGGCACCGAGGCGCCCGGAATGGGGGAGTGGCCCGGCAAGGTGGAGCTGCTGCCGGCCGAGGTCGTTCCGCACATGGGCTGGAACACGGTGTCCGTTCCTGCCGGCTCCCGGCTCTTTGCCGGTGTTGAGGACGAGCGGTTCTACTTTGTGCACTCCTACGGCGTGCAGCAATGGGACTTCGATGTCATCCAGCCTCGGATGGCCGCCCCGCTGGTCACCTGGTCCGAGCACGGCGCCCCGTTCATCGCGGCGGTTGAGAACGGTCCGCTCTGCGCCACGCAGTTCCACCCGGAGAAGTCCGGCGACGCCGGTGCACGCCTGCTGCGCAACTGGGTCGAGAGCCTGCGCAAGGGCGCACCGGCCGCGCCTGCCAGCGCCCCCGGTGCCGACCCGGAACAGACCGCCTAG
- the hisB gene encoding imidazoleglycerol-phosphate dehydratase HisB, with protein MSNTGSIAAEGRTARMERTTSESSVLVEINLDGTGVSEISTSVPFYDHMLTALSKHSLIDMTVKATGDTHIDVHHTVEDIAITFGEVLRTALGNKAGIRRFGEATVPLDEALAHAVVDVSGRPYLVHAGEPAGQEYHLIGGHFTGSLTRHVFEAITLHAGICLHMNVTAGRDPHHIVEAQFKAFARALRSAVEPDPRVEGIPSTKGAL; from the coding sequence ATGAGCAACACCGGATCAATTGCTGCCGAGGGCCGGACCGCACGCATGGAACGGACCACCAGCGAGTCATCCGTGCTGGTCGAGATCAACCTGGACGGCACCGGCGTCTCCGAGATCAGCACGTCGGTTCCCTTCTACGACCACATGCTGACGGCACTGAGCAAGCACTCCCTGATCGATATGACGGTCAAGGCGACCGGAGATACCCACATCGATGTCCACCACACCGTCGAGGACATCGCCATCACCTTCGGTGAGGTGCTGCGCACGGCCCTGGGCAACAAGGCAGGCATCCGCCGGTTCGGGGAGGCGACGGTCCCGCTGGACGAAGCCCTGGCGCACGCCGTCGTCGACGTCTCCGGGCGGCCCTACCTCGTCCACGCCGGCGAACCAGCAGGCCAGGAATACCACCTGATCGGCGGACACTTCACGGGTTCGCTGACCCGGCACGTCTTCGAGGCCATCACGCTGCACGCCGGCATCTGCCTGCACATGAACGTCACGGCCGGCCGGGACCCGCACCACATTGTCGAAGCCCAGTTCAAGGCTTTTGCCCGCGCCCTGCGTTCCGCCGTGGAGCCCGACCCCCGCGTCGAGGGCATCCCTTCCACCAAGGGTGCACTGTGA
- a CDS encoding LysM peptidoglycan-binding domain-containing protein, which translates to MSASSAFHGTFGHGNFQSGTVGGRGISRHGISQQGISRPGGSTSGTAPGKGAPAARGSRAKQAPLRLTRRGRLVFFIGPLILLAALLLSLSGFLNAPAKASESASELSVTPTVTVTVQPGESLWAIAGTVAPERDPRDVVAEMVQLNNLDAARVRPGQTLFVPAK; encoded by the coding sequence ATGTCAGCATCAAGCGCTTTTCACGGCACTTTCGGCCACGGCAATTTCCAGAGCGGCACAGTCGGTGGCCGCGGTATCTCCCGGCACGGTATCTCCCAGCAGGGCATTTCCCGGCCCGGCGGTTCCACGTCCGGGACGGCACCCGGCAAGGGTGCTCCCGCCGCCCGCGGCTCCCGTGCCAAGCAGGCCCCGCTCCGGCTGACCCGGCGTGGCCGGCTTGTCTTCTTCATCGGACCCCTGATCCTGCTGGCCGCACTGCTCCTCTCGCTCAGCGGGTTCCTGAACGCACCGGCCAAAGCGTCCGAGTCGGCTTCCGAGCTGTCCGTGACTCCCACAGTGACCGTCACCGTCCAGCCGGGGGAATCGCTCTGGGCCATCGCCGGGACCGTTGCACCCGAGCGCGACCCCCGGGACGTCGTCGCCGAGATGGTCCAGCTCAACAACCTCGACGCTGCGCGCGTCCGGCCCGGCCAGACCCTCTTCGTCCCGGCCAAGTAA
- the lexA gene encoding transcriptional repressor LexA: MAAQATGGRAPQRSPQSARPPKSLTVRQKKILETIQRSVTDNGYPPSMREIGDIVGLASLSSVTHQLSQLEKLGYLRRDPKRPRAMEVLMPLTLDEGSTEVSGVGKSGGLRALGGHSVSELASATDTAMVPLVGRIAAGGPILADQVVEDVLPLPRQLVGHGELFMLKVAGDSMIDAAICDGDWVVVRRQGDAINGDIVAALLDDEATVKTFRQRDGHTWLLPQNTQYEPILGDHAVIMGKVVSVLRSL, from the coding sequence ATGGCAGCACAAGCCACCGGCGGCAGGGCACCGCAGCGGAGCCCGCAGTCAGCGAGGCCGCCAAAGAGCCTGACTGTCCGGCAGAAGAAGATCCTGGAAACCATCCAGCGTTCGGTCACGGACAATGGCTACCCGCCTTCAATGCGCGAGATCGGTGACATTGTGGGCCTGGCGAGCCTGTCCAGTGTGACCCACCAGCTGTCCCAGCTGGAGAAGCTCGGCTACTTGCGCCGCGACCCCAAGCGGCCGCGGGCCATGGAAGTGCTCATGCCGCTGACCCTCGACGAGGGCAGCACCGAGGTTTCCGGCGTCGGGAAGTCGGGCGGCCTGCGCGCCCTGGGCGGCCACTCCGTCTCAGAACTGGCCAGCGCCACCGACACCGCCATGGTTCCGCTCGTGGGCCGCATTGCGGCCGGCGGGCCGATCCTTGCCGACCAGGTCGTGGAGGACGTCCTGCCGCTGCCGCGCCAGCTGGTCGGACACGGCGAGCTCTTCATGCTGAAGGTCGCTGGAGACTCGATGATCGATGCCGCCATCTGTGACGGCGACTGGGTGGTGGTGCGCCGGCAGGGCGATGCCATCAACGGAGACATCGTTGCCGCCCTGTTGGACGATGAAGCGACCGTAAAGACCTTCCGCCAGCGCGACGGCCATACTTGGCTGCTGCCGCAGAACACGCAATACGAGCCGATCCTCGGCGACCATGCCGTCATCATGGGCAAGGTTGTCTCGGTGCTGCGCTCCCTCTAA